The Ranitomeya variabilis isolate aRanVar5 chromosome 7, aRanVar5.hap1, whole genome shotgun sequence genome includes a window with the following:
- the LOC143785931 gene encoding uncharacterized protein LOC143785931: MSSIMPSQTMQRIIQISMILLSGFHSNLASPTSEKIGEISSLPNDICPTLICGSENMTIIFLISDLKKLKVDVDSIHLIDSSCEGFKDDRTVSIQSPTKVGMCGTYVIVNETHANYKNNIVLKPDPSLDVYRENYVVYFSCIYPLNMNVSLETVLKPIISTKTFTVTGSGEFEVKMAIFKDPAYVIPREEGDVLSTKDMLYVGVTITKGDTDHFDLVMKNCFATPTNNFYDNLKYYIIKDSCKNKQDNTIHVAANGIASYGQFSVQAFQFIKGSGKIFLHCQVHLCEKSGTCIPDCNRDSSSDDDPGNPDDYLSLGVGVKEPENLCPDLQCGASYINVTLPRSDLIDSHVDYLKLETNGGKCHDLYEDGNIVSVGWPLGVGICGTKLITNNTHAIYKNLIYLPPIASQIINRAAFYINVSCIYPLDLNVSLQKVLSPIISTVYFEIEGNGQFDVIMAAFKDQTYQEPYETGVITLSTKDRLFIGVFISKGDTSQFKLVMQHCYATPTQNPDDPTKYGIIVNSCANEEDQTILIYANGISSEGKFSILMFKFVKHSYVFLHCKVNLCSKSEECIPGCPRPNFRSAAPLGKTLTLGPFHLDNDVNPSDNPIDTTIVTVSEDKTDAKTSPLTTTVAVTADAKTSPLTTTVAVTADANSTSPIIIATTSSADKRTCLDLLTLFAILLVTLML, encoded by the exons ATGAGCTCAATAATGCCTAGCCAAACAATGCAAAGAATTATCCAAATAAGCATGATATTGCTTTCTGGATTCCATTCCAATCTAGCTTCACCCACTTCTGAGAAAA TTGGTGAAATCTCATCGCTTCCAAATGACATTTGCCCGACTCTCATCTGTGGGTCAGAAAACATGACCATCATTTTTCTGATATCCGATTTAAAAAAACTCAAAGTGGACGTTGACAGCATCCATCTCATTGACTCTTCATGTGAGGGTTTTAAGGATGATCGCACTGTGTCCATACAAAGTCCAACTAAAGTCGGAATGTGCGGTACATATGTGATT GTAAATGAGACACACGCCAATTACAAAAATAACATTGTCTTGAAGCCAGATCCTTCTCTGGATGTTTACAGAGAAAACTACGTGGTTTACTTCTCATGTATCTACCCTCTGAATATGAATGTTTCTTTGGAGACTGTTTTGAAACCCATAATCAG CACAAAAACCTTCACCGTTACAGGAAGTGGTGAATTTGAAGTGAAAATGGCCATTTTTAAGGACCCTGCTTATGTAATTCCCCGTGAGGAAGGAGATGTGCTTTCCACTAAGGACATGCTGTATGTTGGTGTGACCATCACTAAAGGAGATACGGATCATTTTGACCTAGTGATGAAGAACTGCTTTGCGACCCCTACAAATAATTTCTATGACAATCTGAAATATTACATTATCAAAGACAG TTGCAAAAATAAGCAGGACAACACCATACATGTGGCTGCAAATGGCATTGCCAGCTATGGTCAGTTCTCCGTGCAAGCTTTCCAGTTTATCAAGGGATCCGGCAAAATCTTCCTGCACTGTCAAGTACACCTTTGTGAGAAGTCGGGCACTTGTATACCT GACTGTAATAGAGACAGTTCTTCTGATGATGATCCTGGGAATCCTGATGATTACCTATCACTTGGAGTAGGTGTCAAAG AACCTGAAAACTTGTGTCCAGATCTCCAGTGCGGTGCTTCCTATATCAATGTGACGTTACCAAGAAGTGATCTTATAGATTCTCATGTGGATTATCTAAAGCTGGAAACCAATGGAGGGAAATGCCATGATCTCTATGAAGACGGAAACATTGTGTCAGTAGGATGGCCGCTTGGAGTTGGTATATGTGGAACAAAACTGATT ACCAACAATACACATGCGATCTATAAGAACTTGATTTATTTGCCTCCAATTGCTTCTCAAATCATCAACAGGGCCGCGTTTTACATCAACGTCTCCTGCATCTATCCCCTGGACTTGAATGTTTCTCTTCAAAAAGTGCTGTCTCCAATCATAAG CACAGTATACTTTGAAATAGAAGGCAACGGGCAGTTTGATGTCATTATGGCTGCTTTCAAAGATCAAACTTACCAAGAGCCTTACGAAACAGGAGTGATTACTTTATCTACCAAAGACAGGTTGTTTATTGGTGTTTTCATCTCTAAAGGCGATACAAGTCAGTTTAAACTTGTCATGCAACATTGCTACGCAACGCCTACACAAAATCCTGATGATCCAACAAAATACGGAATTATTGTGAACAG CTGTGCTAATGAAGAAGATCAAACTATTCTAATTTATGCTAATGGAATTTCAAGTGAAGGAAAATTCTCTATCTTAATGTTCAAGTTTGTTAAACACAGCTACGTTTTTCTTCATTGCAAAGTTAATCTTTGCAGTAAATCTGAAGAATGTATTCCT ggTTGTCCTAGACCAAATTTCCGCAGCGCTGCACCACTTGGGAAGACTTTAACACTTGGACCATTTCATTTGG ATAATGATGTGAATCCCTCTGACA ATCCCATCGATACAACCATAGTGACTGTATCTGAGGATAAGACTG ATGCCAAAACATCTCCCTTAACGACTACAGTAGCTGTCACTGCCG ATGCCAAAACATCTCCCTTAACGACTACAGTAGCTGTCACTGCCG